One genomic window of Oncorhynchus kisutch isolate 150728-3 linkage group LG24, Okis_V2, whole genome shotgun sequence includes the following:
- the LOC109869370 gene encoding mitogen-activated protein kinase 12, translating to MESPVKTGFHRLEIKKTTWDVPEQYIALKAVGSGAYGTVCSAIDQQTKEKVAIKKLYRPFQSLIHAQRAYRELRLLRHIQHDNVISLLNVFTPDFSLEKFQTFYMVMPFVAQDLGRIMKSRSLTDRIIVYLFYQLLRGLKYIHSAGIIHRDLKPGNLAVNENCELKILDFGLARHAESEMTGYVVTRWYRSPEVIFNWMHYSQSVDLWSAGCILAEMITGQVLFPGSDSIDQLKKILNVTGTPPSSLVQKMQSKDARSYVQSLPIQKKKNFKEVFPSLHVNAVNLLENVLLLDPETRMTAKEGLSHPYLAEFHDPESEPDSPTYDDSFESLELDVGEWSSLIHMEIMAFDPSNPSATAL from the exons ATGGAATCGCCTGTGAAGACAGGTTTCCATAGACTGGAGATAAAGAAAACAACATGGGATGTTCCAGAGCAATATATCGCGCTGAAAGCAGTTGGCTCGGGCGCTTACGGGACAGTATG TTCTGCTATTGACCAGCAGACTAAGGAGAAGGTGGCCATAAAGAAGCTCTATCGTCCCTTTCAGTCCCTAATCCACGCTCAACGGGCCTACCGTGAACTAAGACTGTTACGCCATATCCAGCATGACAAT GTGATCAGCCTCCTCAATGTCTTCACACCTGATTTCTCCCTGGAGAAATTCCAGACGTT TTACATGGTAATGCCCTTTGTGGCTCAGGACCTCGGTCGCATCATGAAGAGCAGGAGTCTGACCGATCGCATCATCGTTTACCTCTTCTACCAGCTGCTACGTGGCCTGAAG TATATCCATTCTGCAGGGATCATCCATCGG GACCTAAAACCTGGTAACCTTGCTGTGAATGAGAACTGTGAATTAAAG ATCCTGGACTTTGGTCTAGCAAGACATGCAGAGAGTGAGATGACAGGCTATGTGGTGACACGCTGGTACAGGTCACCAGAGGTCATCTTCAACTGGATGCACTATAGCCAATCAG TGGACTTGTGGTCTGCTGGCTGCATCCTGGCTGAGATGATAACAGGCCAGGTTCTTTTCCCAGGCAGTGACA GCATTGACCAGCTGAAGAAGATCCTCAACGTTACAGGAACACCACCATCCTCCCTGGTGCAGAAGATGCAGAGCaaagat GCTCGCTCATATGTACAGAGTCTCCCTATCCAAAAGAAGAAAAACTTCAAGGAGGTCTTTCCCTCCTTGCATGTAAACG cGGTGAATCTGCTGGAGAACGTGCTGCTGCTGGACCCAGAGACCAGAATGACGGCTAAAGAGGGCCTCTCACACCCCTACCTGGCTGAGTTCCATGACCCAGAATCTGAACCCGACTCCCCGACATACGACGACTCCTTTGAAAGCCTGGAGCTTGACGTGGGAGAGTGGAGTA GTCTGATCCACATGGAGATTATGGCTTTCGACCCCAGTAACCCCAGTGCAACTGCATTATAG